One stretch of Macaca nemestrina isolate mMacNem1 chromosome 17, mMacNem.hap1, whole genome shotgun sequence DNA includes these proteins:
- the LOC105472132 gene encoding histone acetyltransferase KAT2A codes for MAEPSQAPTPAPAAQPRPLQSPAPAPTPTPAPSPASAPTPTPTPAPAPAPAAAPAGSTGTGGPGVGSGGAGSGGDPARPGLSQQQRASQRKAQVRGLPRAKKLEKLGVFSACKANETCKCNGWKNPKPPTAPRMDLQQPAANLSELCRSCEHPLADHVSHLENVSEDEINRLLGMVVDVENLFMSVHKEEDTDTKQVYFYLFKLLRKCILQMTRPVVEGSLGSPPFEKPNIEQGVLNFVQYKFSHLAPRERQTMFELSKMFLLCLNYWKLETPAQFRQRSQAEDVATYKVNYTRWLCYCHVPQSCDSLPRYETTHVFGRSLLRSIFTVTRRQLLEKFRVEKDKLVPEKRTLILTHFPKFLSMLEEEIYGANSPIWESGFTMPPSEGTQLVPRPASVSAAVVPSTPIFSPSMGGGSNSSLSLDSAGAEPMPGEKRKLPENLTLEDAKRLRVMGDIPMELVNEVMLTITDPAAMLGPETSLLSANAARDETARLEERRGIIEFHVIGNSLTPKANRRVLLWLVGLQNVFSHQLPRMPKEYIARLVFDPKHKTLALIKDGRVIGGICFRMFPTQGFTEIVFCAVTSNEQVKGYGTHLMNHLKEYHIKHNILYFLTYADEYAIGYFKKQGFSKDIKVPKSRYLGYIKDYEGATLMECELNPRIPYTELSHIIKKQKEIIKKLIERKQAQIRKVYPGLSCFKEGVRQIPVESVPGIRETGWKPLGKEKGKELKDPDQLYTTLKNLLAQIKSHPSAWPFMEPVKKSEAPDYYEVIRFPIDLKTMTERLRSRYYVTRKLFVADLQRVIANCREYNPPDSEYCRCASALEKFFYFKLKEGGLIDK; via the exons ATGGCGGAACCTTCCCAGGCCCCGACCCCGGCCCCAGCTGCGCAGCCCCGGCCCCTTCagtccccagcccctgccccaacTCCGACTCCTGCACCCAGCCCGGCTTCAGCCCCGACTCCGACTCCCACCCCGGcaccagcccctgccccagctgcAGCCCCAGCCGGCAGCACAGGGACTGGGGGGCCCGGGGTAGGAAGTGGGGGGGCCGGGAGCGGGGGGGATCCGGCTCGACCTGGCCTGAGCCAGCAGCAGCGCGCTAGCCAGAGGAAGGCGCAAGTCCGGGGGCTGCCGCGCGCCAAGAAGCTTGAGAAGCTAGGGGTCTTCTCGGCTTGCAAg GCCAATGAAACCTGTAAGTGTAATGGCTGGAAAAACCCCAAGCCCCCCACTGCACCCCGCATGGATCTGCAGCAGCCAGCTGCCAACCTGAGTGAGCTGTGCCGCAGTTGTGAGCATCCCTTGG CTGACCACGTATCTCACTTGGAGAATGTGTCAGAGGATGAAATAAACCGGctgctggggatggtggtggatGTGGAGAATCTCTTCATGTCTGTTCACAAGGAGGAGGACACAGACACCAAGCAGGTCTATTTCTACCTCTTCAAG CTCCTGCGGAAGTGCATCCTGCAGATGACCCGGCCCGTGGTGGAGGGGTCCCTGGGCAGCCCTCCGTTTGAGAAACCTAATATTGAGCAG GGTGTGCTGAACTTTGTGCAGTACAAGTTTAGTCACCTGGCTCCCCGGGAGCGGCAGACGATGTTCGAGCTCTCAAAGATGTTCTTGCTCTGCCTTAACTACTGGAAGCTTGAGACACCTGCCCAGTTTCGGCAGAGGTCTCAGGCTGAAGATGTGGCTACCTACAAGGTCAATTACACCAG ATGGCTCTGTTACTGCCACGTGCCCCAGAGCTGTGATAGTCTCCCCCGCTACGAAACCACTCATGTCTTTGGGCGAAGCCTTCTCCGGTCCATTTTCACCGTTACCCGCCGGCAGCTGCTGGAAAAGTTCCGAGTGGAGAAGGACAAATTGGTGCCCGAGAAGAGGACCCTCATCCTCACTCACTTCCCCAA ATTCCTGTCCATGCTGGAGGAGGAGATCTATGGGGCAAACTCTCCAATCTGGGAGTCAGGCTTCACCATGCCACCCTCAGAGGGGACACAGCTGGTGCCCCGGCCAG cttCGGTCAGTGCAGCAGTTGTTCCCAGCACCCCCATCTTCAGCCCCAGCATGGGCGGAGGCAGCAACAGCTCCCTGAGTCTGGATTCTGCAGGGGCCGAGCCTATGCCAG GCGAGAAGAGGAAGCTCCCGGAGAACCTGACCCTGGAGGATGCCAAGAGGCTCCGTGTGATGGGCGACATCCCCATGGAGCTAGTCAATGAGGTCATGCTGACCATCACTGACCCTGCTGCCATGCTGGGGCCTGAG ACGAGCCTGCTTTCGGCCAATGCAGCCCGGGATGAGACAGCCCGCCTGGAGGAGCGCCGTGGCATCATTGAGTTCCACGTCATCGGCAACTCGCTGACGCCCAAGGCCAACCGGCGGGTGTTGCTGTGGCTCGTGGGGCTGCAGAATGTCTTTTCCCACCAGCTGCCACGCATGCCTAAGGAGTATATCGCCCGCCTCGTCTTTGACCC GAAGCACAAGACTCTGGCCTTGATCAAGGATGGGCGGGTCATCGGTGGCATCTGCTTCCGCATGTTTCCCACCCAGGGCTTCACGGAGATTGTCTTCTGTGCTGTCACCTCGAATGAGCAGGTCAAG GGTTATGGGACCCACCTGATGAACCACCTGAAGGAGTATCATATCAAGCACAACATTCTCTACTTCCTCACCTACGCGGACGAGTATGCCATCGGCTACTTCAAAAAGCAG GGTTTCTCCAAGGACATCAAGGTGCCCAAAAGCCGATACCTGGGCTACATCAAGGACTACGAGGGAGCGACACTGATGGAGTGTGAGCTGAATCCCCGCATCCCCTACACAGAGCTGTCCCACATCATCAAGAAGCAGAAAGAG ATCATCAAGAAGCTGATTGAGCGCAAACAGGCCCAGATCCGCAAGGTCTACCCGGGGCTCAGCTGCTTCAAGGAGGGCGTGAGGCAGATCCCTGTGGAGAGTGTCCCTGGCATTC GAGAGACGGGCTGGAAGCCgttggggaaggagaaggg GAAGGAGCTGAAGGACCCCGACCAGCTCTACACAACCCTCAAAAACCTGCTGGCCCAAATCAAG TCGCACCCCAGTGCCTGGCCCTTCATGGAGCCTGTGAAGAAGTCGGAGGCCCCTGACTACTACGAGGTCATCCGCTTCCCCATTG ACCTGAAGACCATGACTGAGCGGCTGCGAAGCCGCTACTATGTGACCCGGAAGCTCTTTGTGGCCGACCTGCAGCGGGTCATCGCCAACTGCCGCGAGTACAACCCCCCGGACAGCGAGTACTGCCGCTGCGCCAGCGCCCTGGAGAAGTTCTTCTACTTCAAGCTCAAGGAAGGAGGGCTCATTGACAAGTAG